In Pseudomonas asiatica, the following are encoded in one genomic region:
- a CDS encoding GAD-like domain-containing protein yields the protein MDVIFSIFLETFGDPVGHQPVPPSALDHYQGKLPNRLLDYWQEHGWCGYGGGLFWLVNPQDYEDVVAYWLSGTHFEARDTYHLIARSAFGDLYLWGENTGSVLTIAAYHSRYLDGAHSSGDEERDNKIHGLLMWLMTECIYFDDLFEPARERLGTLAADEMYGFVPALMLGGSDSLERLEKLKAVEHLVLLAQLSELQPYELADEEDE from the coding sequence ATGGACGTCATCTTCAGCATCTTCCTCGAAACCTTCGGCGACCCCGTCGGCCACCAACCAGTACCGCCCTCTGCCCTCGATCATTACCAAGGCAAACTCCCCAATCGTCTCCTGGATTACTGGCAAGAGCACGGCTGGTGCGGCTACGGCGGTGGTCTGTTCTGGCTGGTAAACCCTCAGGATTACGAAGACGTAGTAGCGTATTGGCTGTCAGGCACGCACTTCGAAGCACGCGACACTTATCACCTCATCGCCCGTAGCGCTTTTGGCGACCTGTACCTGTGGGGTGAGAACACCGGCTCGGTGCTGACCATTGCGGCGTACCATTCCCGTTACCTCGATGGCGCCCACAGCTCAGGCGACGAAGAGCGGGACAACAAGATCCACGGCCTGCTCATGTGGCTGATGACCGAATGCATCTATTTCGACGACCTGTTCGAACCCGCCAGGGAACGGCTCGGCACGTTGGCCGCAGACGAAATGTATGGCTTTGTTCCTGCCTTGATGCTGGGAGGGTCAGACAGCCTCGAGCGGCTTGAAAAGCTCAAAGCAGTCGAGCATCTGGTACTGCTCGCCCAACTGAGCGAGCTTCAACCCTATGAGCTGGCTGACGAAGAAGATGAATAG
- a CDS encoding nucleotidyltransferase family protein has translation MSVVALILAAGSSVRFGADKRRALLVDGRSLLVHSVERACAVFDDVRVVLREGERGVDLGLPAGCRVISSPDFALGMGHSLAAGAASLADSEAQAVAILLGDMPWLEQATLARLASRASASTIVLPCHEGQQGHPVLFGRDFWPALARLTGDEGARSVVKANPASCVRVEVPDTGVLLDVDKPDAVHR, from the coding sequence GTGAGTGTGGTTGCACTGATATTGGCTGCTGGCAGCAGCGTGCGTTTCGGGGCTGACAAGCGTCGGGCGCTGTTGGTTGATGGTCGCAGCTTGCTGGTGCACAGCGTGGAGCGGGCCTGTGCAGTGTTCGACGATGTGCGGGTGGTGTTGCGCGAGGGGGAGCGGGGCGTGGATCTGGGGCTGCCTGCGGGGTGCCGGGTCATCTCCAGCCCGGACTTCGCATTGGGCATGGGCCATAGCCTGGCGGCCGGCGCCGCCTCGCTGGCCGACAGTGAGGCGCAGGCAGTAGCGATTCTGTTGGGTGACATGCCCTGGCTGGAGCAGGCAACCCTTGCCCGGCTGGCTTCCAGGGCCAGCGCGTCGACCATCGTGTTGCCTTGCCATGAAGGGCAGCAAGGGCACCCTGTGCTGTTCGGGCGCGATTTCTGGCCGGCGCTTGCGCGCCTGACCGGCGATGAAGGGGCGCGTTCGGTGGTCAAGGCCAACCCGGCGAGTTGTGTCAGGGTAGAAGTGCCGGATACCGGTGTGCTGCTGGATGTCGACAAGCCTGATGCGGTGCACCGGTGA
- a CDS encoding XdhC family protein, with amino-acid sequence MQHLDLQVVRQALQWSCGGQRVWLCTVLATYGSAPRAPGSLLAVNTSGQWLGSLSGGCVEDDFLERVGRGEFPEPVAIVRYGDGSDSRSSIRLPCGGVLEVLVENLPAECEVQAHLRELESALQGQRRVLREVSLPEGRRLLADDHSQGPRVQRESACVRLRVGAAQRLLLAGYSSVAHFCAEFGKGMGFEVILCEPRDEVLDGVRLDGIEVRRELPSEFIAHGGCHADTAVVALTHDPKIDDLAMLEAVRTEAFYIGVMGSRVTSDKRRERLRRIGGLGEVELGRIHAPIGLNLGSKTPAEIALAVLADILRVRNGIERVAL; translated from the coding sequence GTGCAGCATCTCGATCTACAGGTGGTCCGCCAGGCGTTGCAGTGGTCGTGCGGCGGCCAGCGGGTGTGGTTGTGCACGGTACTCGCCACCTACGGCTCGGCGCCCCGTGCGCCGGGTTCGCTGCTGGCGGTGAACACCAGCGGGCAGTGGCTGGGTTCGCTGTCCGGTGGTTGCGTCGAGGACGACTTTCTCGAGCGCGTGGGCCGGGGGGAGTTTCCCGAGCCGGTGGCCATCGTGCGTTATGGCGATGGCAGCGACTCGCGTTCGAGCATCCGCCTGCCGTGTGGCGGCGTGCTGGAAGTGCTGGTGGAGAACCTGCCGGCCGAATGCGAGGTACAGGCGCACCTGCGTGAGCTGGAAAGCGCATTGCAGGGCCAGCGCCGTGTGCTGCGTGAAGTGAGCCTGCCCGAGGGCAGGCGCCTGCTTGCCGATGACCACAGCCAGGGGCCGCGTGTGCAGCGTGAAAGTGCCTGTGTACGCTTGCGTGTGGGGGCCGCCCAGCGCCTGCTGCTGGCCGGGTACTCCAGCGTCGCGCATTTCTGTGCCGAGTTCGGCAAGGGCATGGGCTTTGAAGTCATCCTCTGCGAGCCGCGTGACGAAGTGCTCGACGGCGTGCGGCTGGATGGCATCGAGGTGCGTCGCGAGCTGCCATCGGAGTTCATCGCCCATGGCGGTTGCCATGCCGACACTGCGGTGGTGGCGCTGACCCACGACCCGAAGATCGATGACCTGGCCATGCTCGAAGCGGTGCGCACCGAGGCGTTCTATATCGGTGTGATGGGCTCCCGGGTGACCTCCGACAAGCGCCGCGAACGCCTGCGGCGGATCGGTGGCCTGGGCGAGGTCGAACTGGGCCGCATCCACGCCCCGATCGGCCTCAACCTGGGCAGCAAGACCCCGGCCGAGATCGCTTTGGCGGTGCTGGCCGATATCCTTCGCGTGCGCAATGGTATCGAGCGGGTGGCGCTGTGA
- a CDS encoding cytochrome c, with translation MGLVRSAMALALGLAVTSLAQAADQAQVKRGEYLARAADCMACHTAEGGAPYAGGLPIHSPFGTIYGSNITPDKQYGIGNYSADEFFAAVTEGKRKDGANLYPAMPYTSYHLIKREDSDAILAYLMTVPPINRPAPQTALRFPFNVRQGLSGWNMLYGKSVQLQPTEGKSPAWQRGQYMVEVMGHCGECHTPRNPIGALQQDQRLSGGLLGGYLAPSLLAQDLAERGWTQPDLTTFLKHGISAQGSMFNEMFPVVHHSTQHLEDADLAAMATYLLGDQPPSAKAIQAVALEQMSDSARRGRQQYLNVCAGCHGVDGEGKPHIAVAMRGNTVLRQADSRNLVKVVLEGIREQQFTGFERMQPMPGFADKLDDQQVADMVNYLRQAWGGLPGDLSVQQLAELKAE, from the coding sequence ATGGGTCTTGTTCGTAGCGCAATGGCGCTGGCTCTCGGGCTTGCCGTTACCTCGCTTGCCCAGGCAGCCGACCAGGCGCAGGTCAAGCGCGGTGAATACCTGGCCCGCGCGGCCGACTGCATGGCCTGCCACACCGCTGAAGGCGGTGCGCCGTATGCTGGCGGCCTGCCGATCCATTCGCCGTTCGGCACCATTTACGGCAGCAACATCACCCCGGACAAGCAGTACGGCATCGGCAACTACAGCGCCGACGAATTCTTCGCCGCGGTAACCGAGGGCAAGCGCAAGGACGGCGCCAACCTCTACCCGGCGATGCCGTACACCTCGTACCACCTGATCAAGCGCGAAGATTCGGACGCGATCCTCGCCTACCTGATGACCGTGCCGCCAATCAACCGCCCGGCACCGCAGACTGCGTTGCGCTTTCCGTTCAACGTGCGCCAGGGGCTGAGCGGCTGGAACATGCTGTACGGTAAAAGCGTGCAGTTGCAGCCGACCGAGGGCAAAAGCCCGGCCTGGCAGCGTGGGCAGTACATGGTCGAAGTCATGGGCCATTGCGGCGAGTGCCATACCCCGCGCAACCCGATCGGTGCGTTGCAGCAAGACCAGCGCCTGAGCGGCGGCCTGCTGGGTGGCTACCTGGCCCCGAGCCTGCTGGCCCAGGACCTGGCCGAGCGCGGCTGGACCCAGCCGGACCTGACCACCTTCCTCAAGCACGGCATCAGTGCTCAGGGCAGCATGTTCAACGAAATGTTCCCGGTGGTGCACCACAGCACCCAGCACCTGGAGGATGCCGACCTGGCGGCCATGGCCACCTACCTGCTGGGCGACCAGCCACCGTCGGCCAAGGCCATTCAGGCGGTGGCACTGGAGCAGATGAGCGACAGCGCCAGGCGCGGCCGCCAGCAGTACCTGAACGTCTGCGCCGGCTGCCATGGGGTGGACGGCGAGGGCAAGCCGCACATCGCCGTGGCCATGCGCGGCAACACGGTGCTACGCCAGGCCGACTCGCGCAACCTGGTCAAGGTGGTCCTCGAAGGCATTCGTGAACAGCAGTTCACCGGCTTCGAGCGCATGCAGCCGATGCCGGGCTTTGCCGACAAGCTCGATGACCAGCAGGTGGCGGATATGGTCAACTACCTGCGCCAGGCCTGGGGTGGATTGCCCGGTGACCTGAGCGTACAGCAGCTCGCCGAGCTGAAGGCGGAGTAA
- a CDS encoding (2Fe-2S)-binding protein: MANRPLQLTLNGQPVGPVEVPDDLAMIDYLHEHQNLTGSRLGCGQGICHACVVIVDNPDGTSEEVRTCITGAHYFEGKKVRTIEGHAKQDEAGNLTLNPIQQKFVDLFAFQCSYCAPGFVNAATVLVETAQRQPLKKSEVEDRIEASLGHHICRCTGYVRYYDATRTVLNDLGLVKEG; encoded by the coding sequence ATGGCTAACCGTCCACTGCAACTGACCCTCAATGGTCAACCGGTCGGCCCGGTCGAGGTCCCCGACGACCTGGCGATGATCGACTACCTGCACGAACACCAGAACCTCACCGGCTCGCGCCTGGGCTGCGGCCAGGGCATCTGCCACGCCTGCGTGGTGATCGTCGACAACCCCGACGGCACCAGCGAGGAGGTGCGTACTTGCATTACCGGCGCGCATTACTTCGAGGGCAAGAAGGTCCGCACCATCGAGGGCCATGCCAAACAGGACGAGGCCGGCAACCTCACGCTGAACCCGATCCAGCAGAAGTTCGTCGACCTGTTCGCCTTCCAGTGCAGCTACTGCGCGCCGGGCTTCGTCAATGCCGCCACGGTGCTGGTGGAAACCGCCCAGCGCCAGCCGCTGAAGAAGAGCGAGGTGGAGGATCGCATCGAGGCGAGCCTGGGCCACCACATCTGCCGTTGCACCGGCTACGTGCGTTACTACGACGCCACCCGTACGGTGCTCAACGACCTCGGCCTGGTCAAGGAGGGTTGA
- a CDS encoding xanthine dehydrogenase family protein molybdopterin-binding subunit — translation MSNRDISRRAFLQGGLIAGVGVTMAPLGSQAFAALMEERVTTSPQKWMNHDGKARFRNDALSKVCGDKVFARDIRAKDMPGWPAQQGHALLLKATKADRIYAGHDLSLLGADLQPDRIVTAADLEKDGIAWPEAHSPDPLLPPGKVPMFIGHPVAILIWHDFERFRQAKRKLQFNDQAIRYGAQAPLYQRDPYGSFRFVRVGGATPFDDDEFSSLKNSMLFPTILNRKPVWSKQPNQHGDLTEQGLFYAKRMAEQLDNPPEDWLVFDERYKTPSIEPAALEPDNGNGWYDPASGTLHFVVATQCPFEVAQECVHMIKPSRFALNTLNMHPGYTVGYGSKDNNIFVFYAAVAALYGAGVPIRLANDRYEQFQSGIKRHAFDIRYQLAVDKKDNSFRIFRADMTCDGGGRINYSPSVAAVGATAAQSIYYMPQNDLSVTAYHSRGVEAGSMRGYGTLQTMAATEMMVDEIAGRLGVDAIDLRRANALKSGMKNTQGAVPAGALRLYEILDKAAVHDWWRNRDTRKQQMDAKDPDHWYGVGFAICQKDFGTGSEAPMASIEFSRDGRISLRHIGTELGTGMSTSQALVVSDFLGRSADEVKTAVTEWPELQLTTSGNPYLISQPEQDAALRNPRWVGKLASPSSATNSAFYFSHATREAARVLFNHGLWPAAMAIWRQGPYGGQANPLVVRRENAVWVNGELTGNGLSPIPFAQLAQKAHEMGLVTGVSVHGFNRWSWAEADFVIDGVRERFPLDAVAVKYGDGAVSAKKAQMSSHGYHLLDRQNAAYPDTQLNNAMVTYYSPVATIVEVKVNKGTHEVQVLNHHSWVECGRVLVPELVKGQLEGGIAMGIGHALTEEMPLYEGGPGEGDWNFNRYRLPHARDVAVWQQTSEILPPLSPTDPSKGIAEVVMIPVVGAIGNAVAHAIGKRVRDLPITPARIKEALNG, via the coding sequence ATGTCCAACCGTGATATTTCCCGGCGCGCCTTCCTGCAAGGCGGCCTGATCGCTGGTGTCGGCGTGACCATGGCGCCGCTTGGCAGCCAGGCATTCGCCGCGCTGATGGAGGAACGCGTCACCACCTCGCCGCAGAAGTGGATGAACCATGATGGCAAGGCACGTTTCCGTAACGATGCCTTGTCCAAGGTGTGCGGCGACAAGGTGTTCGCTCGCGACATCCGTGCCAAGGACATGCCCGGCTGGCCCGCACAGCAGGGCCATGCGCTGCTGCTCAAGGCGACCAAGGCCGATCGTATCTATGCCGGCCATGACCTCAGCCTGCTTGGCGCCGACCTGCAGCCGGACCGCATCGTCACCGCTGCCGACCTGGAAAAGGACGGCATCGCCTGGCCCGAGGCCCACTCGCCCGACCCGCTGCTGCCGCCCGGCAAGGTGCCTATGTTCATCGGCCACCCGGTGGCGATCCTGATCTGGCACGACTTCGAGCGCTTCCGTCAGGCCAAGCGCAAGCTGCAGTTCAATGACCAGGCGATCCGCTATGGCGCCCAGGCGCCGCTGTACCAGCGCGACCCCTACGGCAGCTTCCGCTTCGTGCGCGTGGGCGGTGCCACACCGTTCGACGACGATGAATTCTCCAGCCTGAAGAATTCCATGCTGTTCCCTACCATCCTCAACCGCAAGCCGGTGTGGTCGAAGCAGCCCAACCAGCATGGCGACCTGACCGAGCAGGGCCTGTTCTACGCCAAGCGCATGGCCGAGCAGCTGGACAACCCGCCCGAGGACTGGCTGGTGTTCGACGAGCGCTACAAGACGCCGTCCATCGAGCCGGCCGCCCTGGAGCCGGACAACGGCAACGGCTGGTACGACCCGGCCAGCGGCACGCTGCACTTTGTGGTGGCGACCCAGTGCCCGTTCGAAGTGGCGCAGGAATGCGTGCACATGATCAAGCCGTCGCGCTTCGCCCTGAACACGCTGAACATGCACCCGGGCTATACCGTGGGCTACGGCTCGAAAGACAACAACATCTTCGTCTTCTACGCCGCCGTGGCCGCGCTGTATGGCGCCGGTGTGCCGATCCGCCTGGCCAACGACCGCTACGAGCAGTTTCAGAGCGGTATCAAGCGCCATGCCTTCGATATCCGCTACCAGTTGGCGGTGGACAAGAAGGACAACAGCTTCAGGATCTTCCGCGCCGACATGACTTGTGACGGCGGCGGGCGTATCAACTACAGCCCCTCGGTGGCGGCGGTCGGCGCCACGGCGGCGCAGTCGATCTACTACATGCCGCAGAATGATCTGTCGGTCACTGCCTATCATTCCCGTGGCGTCGAGGCCGGCTCCATGCGTGGCTACGGCACCCTGCAGACCATGGCCGCCACCGAAATGATGGTGGATGAGATCGCCGGGCGCCTGGGCGTCGATGCCATCGACCTGCGCCGCGCCAACGCGCTGAAGTCGGGCATGAAGAACACCCAGGGCGCGGTCCCGGCCGGCGCCCTGCGCCTGTACGAGATTCTCGACAAGGCCGCCGTGCACGACTGGTGGCGCAACCGCGACACGCGCAAGCAGCAGATGGATGCCAAGGACCCGGACCACTGGTATGGCGTGGGCTTTGCCATCTGCCAGAAAGACTTCGGCACCGGCTCCGAAGCCCCCATGGCCAGCATCGAGTTCAGCCGCGACGGGCGCATCAGCCTGCGCCACATCGGCACCGAGCTGGGTACCGGCATGTCCACCTCCCAGGCCCTGGTTGTCAGCGATTTCCTCGGCCGCTCGGCCGACGAGGTGAAGACCGCGGTCACCGAATGGCCGGAGCTGCAGCTGACCACCAGCGGCAACCCGTACCTGATCAGCCAGCCCGAGCAGGACGCCGCGCTGCGCAACCCGCGCTGGGTCGGCAAGCTTGCTTCGCCGTCGTCGGCGACCAACTCGGCCTTCTACTTCAGCCATGCCACCCGCGAAGCGGCACGCGTGCTGTTCAACCACGGTCTGTGGCCGGCGGCCATGGCCATCTGGCGCCAGGGCCCGTACGGCGGCCAGGCCAACCCGCTGGTGGTGCGCCGCGAGAATGCGGTATGGGTCAACGGCGAGCTGACCGGCAACGGCCTGTCACCTATCCCGTTCGCCCAGCTGGCCCAAAAGGCCCATGAAATGGGCCTGGTCACCGGCGTCAGCGTGCACGGCTTCAACCGCTGGAGCTGGGCCGAGGCCGACTTCGTCATCGATGGCGTGCGCGAACGCTTCCCGCTCGATGCGGTGGCAGTCAAATACGGCGATGGCGCGGTGAGCGCCAAGAAGGCGCAGATGAGCAGCCACGGCTACCACCTGCTCGACCGGCAGAACGCCGCCTACCCCGACACCCAGCTGAACAACGCCATGGTCACCTACTACAGCCCGGTGGCGACCATTGTCGAAGTCAAGGTGAACAAGGGCACTCACGAAGTGCAGGTACTCAACCATCACAGCTGGGTCGAGTGCGGCCGGGTGCTTGTGCCGGAACTGGTCAAGGGCCAGCTCGAGGGCGGTATCGCCATGGGCATCGGCCATGCCTTGACCGAAGAAATGCCGTTGTACGAGGGCGGGCCCGGGGAGGGCGACTGGAACTTCAACCGCTACCGCCTGCCGCATGCGCGCGACGTGGCGGTCTGGCAGCAGACCAGTGAAATCCTACCGCCGCTGTCACCGACCGACCCGTCCAAGGGCATTGCCGAGGTGGTGATGATCCCGGTCGTGGGGGCCATCGGCAATGCTGTCGCGCATGCCATCGGCAAGCGCGTTCGCGATCTTCCCATCACCCCAGCCCGTATCAAGGAGGCCCTCAATGGCTAA